The following are encoded in a window of Pseudomonas sp. St316 genomic DNA:
- a CDS encoding cbb3-type cytochrome c oxidase subunit I, with protein MRYRSQSVAYWYFAVAMALFGLQLVFGLLSAAKYLGPDPLLDVLPFDVTKAIHTNLLIVWVLTGFMGATYWMVPDESRGELHSTKLAYIQLGLWTAMGVTAVLGYLFGYGTGNKLLEQPLPHKIVIVICMLMFLYNIGMTIKKAGRFTATEGVLLLGLASAAVLYLPALLHYENYVVSIYYRWWTIHLWVEGVWEMIQGGFLAYLLIRLSGADREVMEKWLYVIVGLVFIAGILGTAHHYYWIGVPHYWLPLGGFFSALEPMALVGMAIYAYNAMRRSGLSHPNKLALHWTMGSALFTMFGAGLLGLAHTFPDVNKWTHGTLITAMHGHAAFYGAYAMIVLAMITYALPGMTRRPVEESSIGYWAFWLQLGGMFGMTLSFATAGIAQVYLERILGMGYLDVQLKIQVHFLMLVATASMFSLGVGLFIFDFFRHAPQFNVDESDPVLVPRASGAAL; from the coding sequence ATGCGTTACAGATCTCAATCCGTCGCTTACTGGTACTTCGCCGTCGCCATGGCGCTATTCGGTCTGCAACTGGTATTCGGCTTGCTCTCGGCGGCTAAATACCTCGGACCGGATCCCCTGCTGGACGTGTTGCCCTTTGATGTCACCAAGGCGATACACACCAATCTGTTGATCGTCTGGGTGCTGACCGGGTTCATGGGGGCAACCTACTGGATGGTGCCGGACGAGTCCCGTGGCGAGTTGCACAGCACCAAACTGGCGTATATCCAGCTCGGGTTGTGGACGGCCATGGGCGTCACCGCCGTGCTGGGCTATCTGTTCGGTTATGGCACCGGGAACAAATTGCTCGAACAACCGCTGCCGCACAAGATCGTGATCGTGATCTGCATGCTGATGTTTCTCTACAACATCGGCATGACCATCAAGAAAGCCGGGCGCTTCACTGCCACCGAAGGCGTTCTTTTGTTGGGGCTGGCCAGTGCCGCCGTGCTTTATCTGCCGGCGCTGCTGCACTATGAAAACTACGTGGTATCGATCTACTACCGCTGGTGGACGATTCACCTGTGGGTCGAAGGTGTCTGGGAAATGATCCAGGGCGGCTTTCTGGCCTATCTGCTGATCAGACTGTCCGGTGCTGATCGCGAGGTCATGGAGAAGTGGCTGTACGTGATTGTCGGCCTGGTGTTCATTGCCGGTATCCTTGGCACCGCCCACCATTATTACTGGATCGGCGTCCCCCATTACTGGCTTCCATTGGGCGGTTTCTTCAGTGCACTTGAGCCTATGGCGCTGGTCGGTATGGCGATCTACGCTTACAACGCAATGCGCCGCTCCGGCCTCTCTCATCCCAATAAACTGGCCTTGCACTGGACCATGGGCAGCGCCCTGTTCACCATGTTTGGCGCTGGCCTCCTCGGTCTGGCTCATACCTTCCCCGACGTCAACAAATGGACCCATGGCACCCTGATTACCGCAATGCACGGCCATGCGGCCTTCTATGGGGCCTATGCCATGATAGTCCTGGCGATGATCACCTACGCACTTCCAGGCATGACCCGTCGTCCCGTGGAAGAAAGCAGTATCGGTTATTGGGCATTTTGGCTGCAGTTGGGAGGGATGTTCGGCATGACCCTGTCATTTGCCACTGCGGGCATTGCTCAGGTGTACCTGGAACGCATTCTTGGCATGGGCTATCTGGATGTGCAGTTGAAGATTCAGGTGCATTTCCTGATGCTGGTGGCGACGGCGTCGATGTTCAGCCTGGGTGTCGGGCTGTTTATCTTCGATTTTTTCCGCCATGCGCCGCAATTCAATGTCGATGAATCCGATCCGGTTCTGGTGCCTCGTGCGTCGGGCGCAGCGTTGTGA
- a CDS encoding cytochrome c, protein MNKRQTRSFALISTAIAAIVFLGMTVDSHRQFPKLTNAQQITPEVTRGKDVWHEYNCINCHTLFGEGAYYAPDLTKITQQRGTPYLTAFLKDPSKFYDEQRHRRLMPNLKLNDEEIAALIAFMDWVSKVDNQGWPPRPILVTGTSIPGMDLTVAQQNVAGGNQPPAARPVSDKEDPIALGEALFRTTATPVCSACHSIAPGVNLAGPTLAGLAARAKQVIASPDYKGKAKDVEGFIRESIVTPSAYLHPGDMYSANGMSFMPDTFAKSLTPEQIDQLVAYLASFQ, encoded by the coding sequence ATGAACAAACGCCAGACACGCTCGTTCGCGCTGATATCGACGGCCATCGCCGCCATTGTGTTTCTTGGCATGACGGTTGATAGTCACCGGCAGTTTCCAAAATTGACCAACGCTCAACAGATCACGCCAGAAGTCACTCGCGGCAAGGATGTATGGCATGAATACAATTGCATCAATTGCCATACGTTGTTTGGTGAAGGCGCGTATTACGCTCCGGACCTTACGAAAATCACCCAGCAGCGCGGCACCCCCTATCTCACCGCGTTCCTCAAAGACCCCTCAAAGTTTTATGACGAGCAACGTCATCGCCGGTTGATGCCGAACCTAAAACTCAACGACGAAGAAATCGCGGCGTTGATCGCCTTTATGGATTGGGTGAGCAAGGTCGACAATCAAGGCTGGCCGCCGCGGCCGATCCTGGTGACCGGCACGTCGATTCCCGGCATGGACCTCACCGTTGCGCAACAGAATGTCGCCGGTGGCAACCAGCCACCCGCCGCACGCCCGGTGTCCGACAAGGAAGACCCGATCGCCCTGGGCGAGGCGCTGTTTCGAACCACGGCCACACCGGTGTGCAGCGCTTGTCATTCGATTGCACCGGGAGTCAATCTCGCCGGACCGACACTGGCCGGGTTGGCTGCTCGGGCCAAACAGGTCATTGCCTCGCCTGACTACAAGGGCAAGGCCAAGGACGTCGAAGGCTTCATCCGCGAATCCATCGTCACGCCAAGCGCGTACCTGCATCCGGGCGACATGTATTCCGCCAATGGCATGTCTTTCATGCCGGACACCTTCGCCAAATCGCTAACGCCCGAACAGATCGATCAACTGGTCGCCTATCTGGCGTCGTTCCAGTAA